The Metopolophium dirhodum isolate CAU chromosome 4, ASM1992520v1, whole genome shotgun sequence DNA window TGTTGTTACTTTCGTTGTTACTATCTTTACCTCTGACACTTTACCATCTACCATTTCTGTATTTGGTACTGACGATTTatgagtaaaaacatttattattttgtctttcaTGTTGGAAGGGAgattcataatatcataattcataatatcacTAGTTGTACCAACGGCaatatctataaatttaaatataaggattattatttattatttattactatcaaTTGAGTTTTAagaaagttaatattaatttgttttcctttaatattcaataataaatatatgctaATATTTAAACGTATCAAGTTGGGTTATTAGAAGcagcatatttattaaatgatggTCTAGTGGTAACATATAATCTTAAAGCTTGACAAAATTTCTCAGAATAATCAGattttaatcttgaaaaatattttagtttattacacTATTGTGTTAATCAGTTATTttgggacatttttttttgatatttcaattcaagttaactttttttgatttctttaatttatcaaattttaagtatttgtttcagtgtttttaaagtaaatttaacaattacttattagtaattgaCTTCTACAATAATCTAGAACACATTTCAATAAGCTcaacatttattcaaaattaaaatctgttcaTTCTAAATAGGCTTCAATTTTATCAGGTATTTAGATCAAAAACTGATTGGTTTACATTAGTTTCTtctgtgataaaaatattttattttaatatattctatgtgCGTATTGCTGTTTAAAATCTGGACAGTACTAGCGACATTCATACAAACGATAATTTAAAACACTCAATAACAGTAAACAACAATATGTGTTAAAGCAATTTCCCATCAAATACTCCTTAGAAAAGGCATGATTACCACCTTAAATTTGTGTGTAACTACAAACCTTTAAGCCACATAATTCGTTCTTTAAATCCTGGATAAATCCATACACCAGTATTTTGGAATTGATCATCTGATTGCACAATCTATTTGAACAGTCCAATGTGTTAAGATATTATTCTACATAACCGGAGAATATAATTTTGcatgtaaaattgtttaaataataattgtaaaaatatacatttttatatcaggtagaataataatatttatactattttaataacatacttGAAAAGTAGTGCCAGTTACCAACAAAAATGTGATTATATATTGCATTGTCACTCAGTTGCTACTCAAAACTTTTTAGATATTAAGTTAATCGTAAAGTTTATGtggtactaaatattttaccattttactTCTATATTTCTTTCAAGTGttttaatgttcaaaaaaatattgaacacttGTGTATACATTCTATTCATCtgtcaatcgttttttttttttttgatacatttCAGTGTGACATAGATCAGTGctctttaatttgtaataactcACTTTGTAGATATAGATTAATGatacacaattatatacatttttttttcttttggtctagagcccggcaactatggtcATTAGCTATTGTAGGGGTTACAGTTGATAGGGTTGGAACATTTGGTATGGTTAGTGGCAACATGTGTGTTTTGCTTCTGGCAGAATTTCAAATTGGGCACCCATAGGTTTCTGCCATGTCCAGGGGGGATGGTGGCCTTTCTCTCTAGACAGTT harbors:
- the LOC132943119 gene encoding uncharacterized protein LOC132943119; its protein translation is MQYIITFLLVTGTTFQIVQSDDQFQNTGVWIYPGFKERIMWLKDIAVGTTSDIMNYDIMNLPSNMKDKIINVFTHKSSVPNTEMVDGKVSEVKIVTTKVTTDNGEVPTDSKTVITTKEIETEMSQP